tgacatcattttgagcgtctgtgcatgtgcgagtggcgaaacctggaagcaatgtgctccgttacttccgggttgccacggagcacaacccgaaagcgctcaacctgaagcacattcaacccgaggtatgactgtactttaatAATAATTTCTGTTGCTTGAtttctttggattttttcaacATTGATTTACCATCCATCTTGAGAGACAAGATCCTTCTGATGGCTGGTTGTCCAGAGGATGGGGTCTAACAGTAAGGCTGGATATCACCACGGTGTCTTGCTAACAAATTCTCCTGTTTTGCTTAGCATGCAGCAGAAGTGCAGGACCTCTACCCCACTACCCCCGAGAGCTCCCCTTACCATGCTCCTAGGCCTCTTGGTCCTTGTGCTATCCTCATGGCACAGACAATGTCATCCTTGATGTCACTGGTCAGCAGATCTGTGGGGACAGAGGAAAAGAAGGCATGAGGGGCTGAGGCAACACCCGCAACTCCTGCTTCTGCAGAGGTGACCTTCTGCAGAGAAGAAGCCTGCAGAGGTGACCCATGAGTTACAACATCCCTCCGGAGCCTCTCTCCAACCAGCTCCTTAGCCTGCATCTTGTGCCTTCCTATTGGAAAGAGAATATCTCTGCAAACCAGCACATCCCCCTAGTACAGaaacccccaaaatgtctgcCAGGGGACATAAACATGCCATGAGATGGACAGCCCTCCATAATttgctgggctgcaactcccaacatccctggccattggtcaggctggctggggctgataggagttgtactccaacaacatccaAAGGTCCATGGGTTCCCCATTCCTTCTATAAGAGGacagcagggaatcaaacctccCACCTGTGTGGATGTTTGCCTATTGCTTCTCTGCATGGTACCCGGGTCTGGCTTGGCCAGCTTCTGATGAAGCAGGCTTGGGGCACAGGTAATTCTGCCTTGTTGCCACATTGTCTGGGCATGGATCTTTCAATTGCAGCACCTTGGAGGAGGAGGCCAGTGTCTCTCTCCCTAGGTCCCTGTGCTTGCCCTCTTCCAATCAGAAGGTGTGTGTCCAAGATCGGTGGCTCACGCAGGATGCAGGAAGCAGGCTCCACTGAGTGGACTTTACAAGCAAAGGCGGCAGCAGATGCTGCAGTCCCTGCAGGGAACTTGGCTGCAACCTGGTCCCATATGGCTGCTGAGCAGCGCCCTCTAATGCCAGGATGTAGAACTGAAGCCAACCCACTTCAGAGCTCACCGCTGCAATGCATTTTGCAGAAGTTTGGCTGGAAGTGTTTGTAATCTTCACACCAAAGGTGGCTGTTGATCTGGAAGATGCCATTGCTGGTGCTGCCGTCAGCTTCGTGGTCCACAATTGCCGAGTCAAAGTGGCTCTCATAGAAGGCCAAGCAGACCCCTATAaggtggagagggagaaggatCCAGGAATTCTGCGCCAAGATTAACACAAATTCTGCTCCAGGAAATGCTGGGGTTTGGGCCacctgtataaattatgcaaattaagcATATTTACATATAGGTCcttgttttgcataatttatttgctTCTGTCAGTCATGCGGGAGGGACAAGGAGCTAGGAGGGGCA
This portion of the Podarcis raffonei isolate rPodRaf1 chromosome 17, rPodRaf1.pri, whole genome shotgun sequence genome encodes:
- the SPACA3 gene encoding sperm acrosome membrane-associated protein 3; translated protein: MSFPTLFFGKKLLLLLPLLMCFTSRVGGKIFGRCELAHLLKVSGLEGYRGYSLADWVCLAFYESHFDSAIVDHEADGSTSNGIFQINSHLWCEDYKHFQPNFCKMHCSDLLTSDIKDDIVCAMRIAQGPRGLGAWMGWRENCEGLDLSAWLKGCIL